The following proteins come from a genomic window of Streptomyces sp. Sge12:
- a CDS encoding transglycosylase SLT domain-containing protein — MSNPVIRRIAASKKTLAGSVLALGIAGSMLAAVPAQAAPMNAKAIAQQMIKDPAQFAAFDKIISHESGWDHTATNASSGAYGLAQALPASKMASAGADWKTNPATQIKWGLDYMNDRYGSPVGAWNFWSANHWY; from the coding sequence GTGTCCAACCCCGTCATCCGCCGCATCGCCGCTTCGAAGAAGACCCTCGCGGGTTCCGTCCTCGCCCTGGGTATCGCCGGCTCGATGCTGGCCGCAGTCCCCGCGCAGGCCGCCCCGATGAACGCCAAGGCGATCGCGCAGCAGATGATCAAGGACCCGGCCCAGTTCGCCGCCTTCGACAAGATCATCTCGCACGAGAGCGGCTGGGACCACACCGCGACCAACGCCTCCTCCGGCGCGTACGGCCTGGCCCAGGCCCTGCCGGCCTCGAAGATGGCTTCCGCCGGTGCCGACTGGAAGACCAACCCGGCCACCCAGATCAAGTGGGGCCTGGACTACATGAACGACCGCTACGGCAGCCCGGTCGGCGCCTGGAACTTCTGGTCCGCCAACCACTGGTACTGA